The following are encoded in a window of Clarias gariepinus isolate MV-2021 ecotype Netherlands chromosome 8, CGAR_prim_01v2, whole genome shotgun sequence genomic DNA:
- the si:ch211-223p8.8 gene encoding dual specificity protein phosphatase 13A family protein, giving the protein MVDSPKSTNEHSIPSLHDSPTVEQLEEILHGGQLSCNHVDEVWPRLFLGDMFMSHDRYGLWRLGITHVLNAAHGKMCCKGSDDFYGTTVQYYGVPANDLPTFDISPFFYPSAQFIHQALNTNGAKVFVHCAVGVSRSAALVLAYLMIYHNYTLVDSILKVKEKRWIFPNRGFLKHLINLDSKLKIESQSTDK; this is encoded by the exons ATGGTGGATTCTCCTAAAAGCACAAACGAACACAGTATTCCCAGTCTGCATGACTCTCCTACTGTTGAGCAGCTGGAGGAAATCCTACATGGAGGTCAGTTATCATGTAACCATGTTGATGAAGTGTGGCCCAGACTGTTTCTGGGAGACAT GTTTATGTCTCATGACAGGTATGGACTTTGGAGACTTGGTATTACCCATGTTTTGAACGCTGCTCATGGGAAAATGTGTTGCAAAGGTAGCGATGATTTCTATGGTACCACAGTGCAATACTATGGAGTACCAGCTAACGACCTGCCTACATTTGATATTTCACCTTTCTTCTATCCCTCTGCACAGTTTATTCATCAGGCTCTCAACACTAACGGAG CCAAAGTCTTTGTGCACTGTGCTGTTGGGGTAAGTCGTTCTGCTGCCCTGGTCTTGGCGTATTTAATGATCTATCACAACTACACGTTGGTGGATTCTATATTGAAAGTTAAGGAGAAGAGGTGGATTTTTCCAAATCGAGGATTTCTCAAGCATCTTATAAATCTGGATTCTAAACTAAAGATTGAATCTCAAAGTACAGACAAGTGA